In Phormidium ambiguum IAM M-71, one DNA window encodes the following:
- a CDS encoding DUF751 family protein, producing MFEGFWENISRYPRYFVTIILGVILNTFGWLAPLFKRPVTAIALVGFFVAALTFVTLTLRAMLGLSSV from the coding sequence ATGTTTGAAGGATTTTGGGAGAATATCTCTCGTTACCCGCGTTATTTTGTAACCATCATTTTAGGCGTAATCCTGAATACCTTTGGGTGGTTAGCGCCATTATTCAAGCGTCCTGTAACTGCGATCGCACTTGTGGGCTTTTTTGTGGCAGCCTTAACTTTTGTCACTTTAACCTTGAGAGCGATGCTAGGCTTGAGTTCGGTTTAG
- a CDS encoding glycoside hydrolase family 3 protein: MKSSHLPEIDTLSLKEQVAQMIVVRASGYLFDHEIKYPQWEPPAAKLQHLISDVGVGGVILLGGSAAELALRSQQLQSWAKIPLLVAADIEEGVGQRFSSATWFPPPMAIGAVAEKNLDRALQYAEQMGAIIAQEALAVGINWILAPVVDVNNNPDNPVINIRAFGETPEIVSQLGAAFIKGAKNYPALTTAKHFPGHGDTAVDSHLELPLIPHSEQRLAEVELAPFVSAIATGVDAVMSAHLLIPAWDEHLPATLSHKILTEQLRHKLGFEGLIVTDALIMGAITSRYGAEETAVLAVEAGVDILLMPVDAEAAIQAIYDAVTSGRIPAERIRASVERIWQAKRKVQGGRGAGEQGSRGAGEKKFLTQNLKLKTQNFPSTQYPVPSTFYQIAQPDAFETVENILRDSNQVFGSLPLPTENLINLRNLILVDDLLDCKYLSRQAPAVTIPQQLGYRTQLGDSRSNLPGTSGSEALQPTLLQIFLRGNPFRGSAGLTQVVEDWFKTLLTNGELQALVIYGSPYIKNQFLPFLPAEIPCVCSFGQIPAAQEIALRLLFANYLPVRQ; this comes from the coding sequence TTGAAATCTTCTCACTTACCCGAAATTGATACTCTTTCCTTAAAAGAACAGGTAGCCCAAATGATCGTAGTCCGAGCTTCCGGCTATCTGTTCGACCATGAAATCAAGTATCCCCAATGGGAACCTCCCGCCGCCAAACTCCAACATTTAATTTCTGATGTGGGTGTTGGTGGTGTGATTTTGCTCGGTGGAAGTGCGGCGGAATTAGCTTTGCGATCGCAACAATTACAAAGCTGGGCAAAAATCCCCCTCCTCGTCGCCGCTGATATTGAAGAAGGTGTAGGTCAACGTTTTTCCAGCGCCACTTGGTTCCCGCCACCAATGGCTATTGGTGCAGTTGCCGAAAAAAACCTCGATCGAGCTTTACAATACGCCGAACAAATGGGGGCAATTATTGCTCAAGAAGCGTTAGCCGTTGGCATTAATTGGATACTCGCCCCTGTCGTGGATGTGAATAATAATCCTGATAATCCAGTGATTAACATCCGCGCTTTTGGGGAAACTCCAGAAATTGTCAGTCAATTAGGGGCTGCTTTTATCAAAGGTGCGAAAAATTACCCAGCTTTAACTACAGCTAAGCATTTTCCCGGACATGGCGATACGGCTGTAGATTCCCATTTAGAATTACCGCTAATTCCCCACTCAGAACAAAGATTAGCAGAAGTTGAGTTAGCGCCTTTCGTTAGTGCGATCGCCACAGGCGTAGATGCCGTCATGAGCGCCCATCTGTTAATTCCCGCATGGGATGAACACCTCCCAGCCACCCTGTCTCACAAAATTCTGACCGAGCAATTACGCCACAAGTTAGGATTCGAGGGTTTAATAGTCACCGACGCTTTAATTATGGGCGCAATCACCAGCCGCTACGGTGCCGAAGAAACCGCCGTCTTAGCTGTAGAAGCTGGCGTGGATATTTTGTTAATGCCTGTGGATGCAGAAGCCGCCATTCAAGCTATCTACGATGCCGTCACCTCTGGACGCATCCCCGCAGAAAGGATTCGCGCCTCTGTCGAGCGCATTTGGCAAGCGAAGAGGAAAGTGCAGGGGGGCAGGGGGGCAGGGGAGCAGGGGAGCAGAGGGGCAGGGGAGAAGAAGTTCCTAACTCAAAACTTAAAACTCAAAACTCAAAACTTCCCCAGTACCCAGTACCCAGTACCCAGTACCTTCTACCAAATTGCTCAACCTGATGCTTTCGAGACGGTAGAAAATATTCTGCGAGACTCAAATCAGGTTTTTGGATCTCTGCCTTTACCAACAGAAAACCTGATTAATTTACGAAACTTAATCCTGGTGGATGACCTTTTGGATTGTAAGTATCTTTCTCGCCAAGCTCCGGCGGTGACGATTCCTCAACAATTAGGTTATCGGACGCAGTTAGGCGATTCCCGAAGCAATTTGCCTGGAACTTCTGGCAGCGAGGCTCTACAACCAACACTGCTGCAAATCTTTCTGCGTGGCAATCCATTTCGCGGTAGTGCAGGTCTGACACAGGTAGTTGAAGATTGGTTTAAAACATTGTTAACCAACGGTGAACTGCAAGCTTTGGTAATTTATGGATCTCCGTATATCAAAAATCAATTCCTTCCTTTTCTACCTGCGGAAATACCTTGTGTGTGTTCCTTTGGGCAGATTCCAGCAGCACAAGAAATTGCATTGAGACTACTGTTTGCAAATTATCTTCCAGTGAGACAATAA
- a CDS encoding cation diffusion facilitator family transporter, translated as MSKDNRAQVRRVLLITLFLNLFVMSLKATVGWSTNSLSLLADALHSVVDSSSNLLGIFISRFASPIPDRNHPYGHLKYDAVGALAIAAFLLVACVEILQAAIERIFLGSKPVQMSASVLWLMLLVLAVNIFVTIYERSEGKKIGSSILVADAQHTLGDIWITVLVIAGLVGVWMGWQWLDIALTFPVTLLVFWSGWEVLKENLPWLVDEMAIAPETIYAIVMEVPGVINCHEIASRGIVGRQVFVEMHLIVTAPDVETAHRITEEVESRLQARFAPLRVLIHIEPPAYKSDRITYDSPENQTGFPQI; from the coding sequence ATGAGTAAAGATAATCGCGCTCAGGTACGACGAGTATTATTAATTACACTATTCTTGAATTTGTTTGTGATGTCATTGAAAGCAACAGTGGGATGGTCAACAAATTCACTAAGTTTGTTAGCGGATGCACTCCATAGCGTAGTTGATAGTTCGAGTAATTTGCTGGGAATATTTATTAGTCGTTTTGCTTCACCAATACCCGATCGCAACCATCCCTACGGACATTTGAAGTATGATGCGGTGGGAGCATTGGCGATCGCAGCTTTTTTGTTAGTAGCTTGTGTAGAAATTTTACAAGCGGCTATAGAAAGAATATTTCTGGGAAGTAAACCCGTGCAAATGTCAGCTTCAGTATTATGGTTGATGTTGTTAGTCTTGGCAGTGAACATTTTTGTCACTATCTATGAAAGGAGTGAAGGGAAAAAAATTGGTAGTAGCATTTTGGTAGCTGATGCCCAGCATACTTTAGGCGATATTTGGATTACCGTATTAGTGATTGCTGGATTAGTTGGAGTATGGATGGGTTGGCAATGGTTAGATATTGCTTTGACTTTTCCCGTCACATTACTAGTATTTTGGAGTGGTTGGGAGGTATTGAAGGAAAATTTACCTTGGTTAGTTGATGAAATGGCGATCGCACCTGAGACAATTTATGCGATCGTGATGGAAGTGCCTGGAGTAATTAACTGTCATGAAATCGCCTCTCGCGGCATAGTTGGTAGACAAGTGTTTGTGGAAATGCACCTCATTGTTACTGCACCTGATGTCGAAACTGCACATCGCATTACTGAGGAGGTAGAGTCACGTTTACAAGCAAGATTTGCACCCCTGAGAGTTTTGATTCACATCGAACCTCCTGCTTATAAAAGCGATCGAATCACCTATGACTCTCCTGAAAATCAAACAGGTTTTCCACAGATTTAG
- a CDS encoding DUF4327 family protein: MSVNLVSSTTPVQYSLDVIKEEARRLVQKGVISRQQPIYNLCQYIPAREWAWVEKELENNNFLLRDRIGDLMGHEEWEND, translated from the coding sequence ATGAGCGTGAATCTAGTCTCCTCTACCACACCAGTTCAGTACTCTCTAGACGTGATTAAAGAAGAAGCACGTCGTCTCGTCCAAAAGGGTGTGATCAGTCGTCAACAGCCCATCTATAATCTCTGTCAGTATATTCCTGCCCGGGAGTGGGCATGGGTAGAAAAAGAATTAGAGAATAATAATTTTTTGTTACGCGATCGCATCGGCGATTTAATGGGGCATGAAGAATGGGAAAACGACTAA
- the rbfA gene encoding 30S ribosome-binding factor RbfA: MATSRRVSRVGALIKREVSLMLLNGIKDDRVGAGMVSVTDVDVSGDLQHAKIFVSIYGSEEAKAETMAGLKAATGYVRSELGQRVRLRRTPEVLFVEDRSLERGDRILSLINQISQDRPAENLSDSEDEDNYEDYVVSAEEEEEEA, from the coding sequence ATGGCTACCAGTCGTCGGGTTTCCCGCGTGGGCGCATTAATTAAACGGGAAGTCAGTCTGATGCTGTTAAACGGCATTAAAGACGATCGTGTTGGGGCAGGAATGGTCAGCGTTACAGATGTTGACGTTTCTGGCGACCTGCAACACGCGAAAATCTTTGTCAGTATCTACGGTTCGGAAGAAGCAAAAGCGGAAACAATGGCTGGACTAAAAGCTGCAACTGGTTATGTTCGCAGTGAGTTAGGTCAAAGAGTGCGTCTGCGTCGGACTCCAGAAGTATTGTTTGTCGAAGATCGTTCTTTAGAAAGAGGCGATCGCATTTTGTCCTTGATCAATCAGATCAGTCAAGATCGACCAGCGGAAAACCTCTCCGACTCAGAAGACGAAGATAATTACGAAGATTATGTCGTTTCGGCAGAAGAAGAGGAAGAAGAAGCTTGA
- a CDS encoding phosphoribosyltransferase codes for MSDLYVSWSDYHTNIEKLAVKIYQSNWEFNQIVCLARGGLRIGDTLSRIYRLPLAILAASSYGGLENRVRGDLTFSSHITMTTPELGSHILLVDDLVDSGVTLEQSVIWLKENFPEQVQEIRTAVLWYKECSVVAPDYYVDYLADNPWVHQPFELYEDMNLAELVANYSGDLNSKQPKPQG; via the coding sequence ATGTCCGATCTTTACGTTTCTTGGTCCGATTACCACACAAACATTGAAAAGTTGGCTGTAAAAATCTATCAGTCCAACTGGGAATTTAATCAAATTGTCTGCCTTGCTAGGGGTGGACTGCGAATTGGAGACACGCTTTCACGCATTTATCGCTTACCCTTAGCGATTTTAGCAGCTAGCTCTTATGGTGGTTTGGAAAATCGAGTGCGCGGCGATCTCACTTTTTCCAGTCACATCACCATGACTACACCTGAATTAGGTAGCCATATTTTGCTAGTTGATGACTTAGTTGATTCTGGAGTGACTTTAGAACAAAGTGTGATTTGGTTGAAAGAAAATTTTCCCGAACAAGTGCAAGAAATTCGCACTGCCGTACTTTGGTATAAGGAGTGTTCTGTAGTTGCACCCGATTATTATGTAGATTATTTAGCAGATAACCCTTGGGTACATCAACCGTTTGAACTTTACGAAGATATGAATTTGGCGGAATTAGTTGCCAATTATAGTGGTGATTTAAACTCCAAACAGCCAAAGCCACAAGGGTAA
- a CDS encoding trifunctional serine/threonine-protein kinase/ATP-binding protein/sensor histidine kinase, protein MSITLPGYEIIESIHEGWNTVIYRANYLATNNPVIIKTLKAEYPTLEDITRLRHEYKILQPLNLEGVIKPLALESYQNGLALILEDFGQPSLKWYITHNTVNLKEFLQIAIQVVAALEKLHQKNIIHKDIKPHNILVSSQLDEIKIIDFSIATRLTRENATYNSLNLLEGTLAYISPEQTGRMNRYIDYRTDFYSLGVTFYEILTGKLPFNTEEPMELVHCHIAKQPISPHQLNPEIPLAISDIIMKLLAKNAEDRYQSAAGIRVDLEDCLVQLEKTGRIVYFSPGQRDKTGQFLIPQKLYGRETEVEKLMAAFARVSNGTSEMMLVSGYSGVGKSSLVYEIHKPIVGQRGYFIAGKFDQFKRNIPYAALIQAFAELIRQLLTESSTQIANWKEKLLTALGENGQIIIDVIPQIELIIGSQPEVPQLDPTESQNRFNRVFQKFIHVFTKQSHPLVLFLDDLQWADSASLKLIQLLITDPDSQYLLMIGAYRDNETNPTHPLILTLDEIIDSGATVNHIILQPLGLNTVKQLVAETLGDRIRTDLLAELLFNKTQGNPFFLSQLFQTLYAEKLLKFDFTEGRWLWDLEQIQAIGITDFNVVELVARNILKLPNETQQALKLAACIGDRFNLEVLAIVSEKSLLTTADNLWDALQTGLILPLSNAYKIPLFFDEHEQGNFSLDEYKVSYKFLHDRVQQAAYSLIPEKDKKATHLKIGQLLLQKTAKYALEEHIFDIVNQLNIGKELIFEKLENYELAKLNIIAGKKAKIATAYEAAVKYFTVALELLAGNDWQNDYELMLELYIEAAEGEYLNINFSQASKLAQIAQEKAKTLLDQVKVYELQMQICIAQLEMIKAIDIGLQVLDKLGVPLFVIQGEESFNLELPQLEQLDNMPEMTDVYQLSAMRILKLLCAPAFQAKPEIFPQLILTMINLCIERGNSALSAFAYGFYGLLMSGTGKLDAGYQAGLIAIKILEKFAAKELKAKVYNLFNSNIRSWKEHARNSVAPLQEGVQGGLETGDIEWGGYCAANFCAYTFFTEEDLETAVQKQAIYLDLAIKIKQEIPINFSAVWRQLGLNFQNLSDDNCLLTGESFDESEMLPRLIAAKTGTVLFAFYVAKTILSYQFQKYEQALEYVALAFEQAGSAFGFMQVAVLNFYHSLILLANYQSVDIEEQKRYLEIVENNQEQMKYWATHAPMNYQHKYLLVEAEKARVLGEVLAAMELYDAAIQGAKAQRYKQEEAIANELAAEFYLGIGREKIAKTYMTEAYYVYIAWGAIAKVKDLEKNYAHLVFRTIKQEVTDIAATRTSNSTTGSVTTVLDLATVMAASQAISGEIIFSGLLDKLIKIVIENAGAQRGVLLLKQGQKWLVEAEGIVTDEDIKVSQQLSYDFSENYLPTTVINYVEITQQSLILEDATVSPVFANDTYILEKKPKSILCTPVIYQGNLTGIIVLENYLSSGVFNDQRVEIIKALSAQIAVSIENALVYQREQEKTQLLEQSLNKLKTTQNHLFQVEKISSLGQLVAGVVHEINNYVNFISGNLYHTNQYTQDLLNLIELYQQEFPDSNSLIQEEIEAIELDYLTTDLPKILNAMQLGTERIREVTQTLRTFSRVDETDKKLIDIHVGIENSLIILDQRLKAKSDRPAIQLIKEYAKLPLVECYIGQLNQVFMNILSNAIDAMEQQNVGRTFAEIQKNPNVIIVRTELLDEGWVSIRIKDNGIGMPEAVQKRLFEPFFTTKPIGKGTGLGLSISREIVVEKHGGKFQCVSTSGEGTEFIVQLPIKQE, encoded by the coding sequence ATGAGTATTACACTTCCAGGGTATGAAATCATTGAATCTATTCATGAAGGATGGAATACAGTTATTTATCGGGCTAATTATCTAGCCACCAATAATCCAGTAATTATTAAAACACTGAAAGCTGAATATCCCACCTTAGAAGATATTACTCGCCTACGACATGAATATAAAATTTTGCAACCATTAAATTTAGAAGGAGTAATTAAACCATTAGCATTAGAAAGCTACCAAAATGGTTTAGCACTCATTCTGGAAGACTTTGGCCAACCTTCTTTGAAATGGTATATTACCCATAATACTGTCAACTTAAAAGAATTTCTCCAAATTGCAATTCAAGTTGTTGCTGCTTTAGAAAAGCTCCATCAGAAAAATATTATTCACAAAGATATTAAACCACACAATATTTTAGTTTCTTCGCAATTAGATGAAATCAAAATCATTGACTTTAGTATTGCAACTCGTCTAACTAGAGAAAATGCAACTTACAATAGCTTAAATTTATTAGAAGGAACGCTTGCCTATATTTCACCAGAACAAACAGGTCGAATGAATCGATATATCGACTATCGGACTGACTTTTATTCCTTGGGAGTTACTTTTTATGAAATATTAACAGGTAAATTACCATTTAATACTGAAGAACCAATGGAATTGGTACATTGCCACATTGCTAAACAACCAATTTCCCCACATCAATTAAATCCAGAAATTCCCTTGGCAATTTCAGATATAATCATGAAATTGTTAGCCAAAAATGCGGAAGATAGATATCAAAGTGCTGCGGGAATTCGAGTAGATTTAGAAGATTGTTTAGTCCAATTAGAAAAAACCGGAAGAATAGTATATTTCTCTCCAGGTCAAAGAGATAAAACTGGGCAATTCCTCATTCCGCAAAAACTTTATGGACGAGAAACAGAAGTAGAAAAATTAATGGCAGCTTTTGCAAGAGTTAGTAATGGAACTAGCGAAATGATGCTAGTTTCAGGCTACTCCGGTGTAGGTAAATCTTCTTTAGTTTATGAGATTCATAAACCTATAGTAGGACAAAGGGGATATTTTATTGCCGGAAAATTTGACCAATTTAAACGTAATATTCCCTACGCAGCATTAATCCAAGCTTTTGCAGAATTAATTAGGCAATTGTTAACCGAAAGCTCGACTCAAATTGCTAATTGGAAAGAAAAATTGTTAACTGCATTAGGAGAAAATGGCCAAATTATTATAGATGTAATTCCCCAGATAGAATTAATTATTGGTTCTCAGCCAGAAGTCCCTCAGTTAGACCCAACAGAATCACAAAATAGATTTAACAGAGTTTTCCAAAAATTTATTCATGTCTTTACTAAACAAAGTCATCCTTTAGTTTTATTTTTAGATGATTTACAATGGGCTGATTCTGCTTCTTTAAAGCTAATTCAGTTACTTATCACCGATCCTGATAGCCAATACTTATTGATGATTGGTGCTTATAGAGATAATGAAACTAACCCAACTCATCCCTTAATATTAACTTTAGATGAAATTATTGACAGTGGAGCAACTGTTAACCATATTATTTTGCAACCTTTAGGATTGAATACTGTTAAACAACTAGTAGCCGAAACTTTGGGTGATAGGATAAGAACTGATTTGTTAGCAGAATTACTGTTTAATAAAACTCAGGGTAATCCTTTTTTCTTAAGTCAGTTATTTCAAACGCTTTATGCTGAAAAACTATTAAAATTTGATTTTACGGAAGGACGTTGGTTGTGGGATTTAGAGCAAATACAAGCTATTGGAATTACAGATTTTAATGTTGTTGAATTAGTCGCTAGAAATATTTTGAAATTACCTAATGAGACGCAGCAGGCATTAAAATTAGCTGCTTGTATTGGCGATCGCTTTAATTTAGAAGTGTTAGCGATCGTTAGTGAAAAAAGCTTATTAACTACTGCTGACAATTTATGGGATGCACTGCAAACTGGATTAATTTTGCCATTAAGCAATGCTTATAAAATACCCTTATTTTTCGACGAGCATGAACAAGGAAATTTTTCTTTAGATGAGTATAAAGTCAGCTATAAGTTTTTACATGACAGAGTACAACAAGCAGCTTATTCTTTAATTCCCGAAAAAGATAAAAAAGCAACTCATCTAAAAATAGGTCAATTGCTATTACAAAAAACTGCCAAATATGCTTTAGAAGAACACATTTTTGATATTGTTAATCAACTGAACATTGGGAAAGAATTAATATTTGAAAAATTAGAAAATTATGAATTAGCAAAATTAAATATTATTGCCGGAAAAAAAGCAAAGATTGCTACAGCGTATGAAGCAGCAGTCAAATATTTCACAGTTGCCTTAGAACTATTAGCTGGAAATGATTGGCAAAATGACTATGAATTAATGTTGGAATTGTATATTGAAGCAGCAGAAGGAGAATATTTAAATATTAACTTTAGCCAAGCATCGAAACTTGCTCAAATTGCCCAAGAAAAGGCGAAAACTTTATTAGATCAAGTTAAAGTATATGAGTTACAAATGCAAATTTGTATTGCTCAATTAGAGATGATAAAAGCTATAGATATAGGTTTACAAGTTTTAGATAAATTGGGCGTACCTTTATTTGTAATTCAAGGCGAAGAAAGTTTTAACTTGGAATTACCCCAACTTGAGCAACTGGATAATATGCCAGAAATGACAGATGTATATCAACTGTCAGCAATGCGAATATTAAAACTTCTTTGTGCTCCCGCTTTTCAGGCAAAACCGGAGATTTTCCCCCAGTTAATCTTAACTATGATTAACTTATGTATTGAGCGTGGGAATTCCGCTTTATCTGCATTTGCTTATGGTTTTTATGGCTTATTAATGTCAGGAACAGGGAAGCTAGATGCTGGTTATCAAGCTGGGTTAATTGCCATAAAAATATTAGAAAAATTTGCCGCTAAAGAACTAAAAGCTAAAGTTTATAACCTATTCAATTCTAATATTAGAAGCTGGAAAGAACACGCTAGAAATAGCGTTGCACCACTCCAAGAAGGAGTGCAAGGTGGACTAGAAACAGGCGATATAGAATGGGGAGGATATTGTGCAGCAAATTTTTGTGCTTACACATTTTTTACAGAAGAAGATTTGGAAACGGCTGTACAAAAACAAGCTATATATCTTGATTTAGCAATAAAAATTAAGCAAGAAATACCGATTAATTTCTCTGCTGTTTGGCGACAATTAGGATTAAATTTTCAAAATTTGAGTGATGATAATTGTTTACTAACAGGGGAAAGCTTTGATGAGTCTGAAATGCTGCCTCGATTAATTGCTGCTAAGACTGGGACTGTATTATTTGCATTTTATGTCGCTAAAACTATCCTTTCTTATCAGTTTCAAAAGTATGAGCAAGCTTTGGAATATGTAGCTTTAGCATTTGAACAAGCTGGGTCTGCATTTGGATTTATGCAGGTAGCCGTATTAAATTTTTACCATTCATTAATTCTGCTAGCTAATTATCAGTCAGTTGATATAGAAGAGCAAAAAAGGTACTTAGAAATAGTAGAAAATAATCAAGAACAAATGAAGTATTGGGCTACTCATGCGCCAATGAATTATCAACATAAATATCTGTTAGTAGAAGCAGAAAAGGCGCGAGTATTAGGTGAAGTTTTAGCCGCAATGGAATTGTATGATGCAGCAATTCAAGGAGCAAAAGCACAAAGATATAAGCAAGAAGAAGCTATTGCTAATGAACTAGCGGCGGAGTTTTACCTTGGTATTGGAAGAGAAAAAATTGCCAAAACTTACATGACAGAAGCTTACTATGTTTATATTGCTTGGGGAGCGATCGCAAAAGTTAAAGATTTAGAAAAAAATTATGCACATTTAGTTTTTCGGACAATTAAACAAGAAGTAACCGATATTGCTGCAACTCGGACTTCAAATTCTACTACAGGAAGTGTTACCACAGTCCTAGATTTAGCTACAGTTATGGCAGCTTCTCAAGCTATTTCTGGGGAAATTATTTTTAGTGGATTATTAGATAAGTTAATTAAAATTGTGATTGAAAACGCAGGTGCTCAAAGAGGAGTTTTGCTGCTTAAACAAGGTCAGAAATGGTTAGTAGAAGCTGAAGGAATAGTCACTGATGAAGATATTAAAGTAAGTCAGCAGCTTAGCTACGATTTTTCAGAAAATTATTTACCAACTACAGTGATTAACTATGTAGAAATTACGCAACAAAGTTTAATTTTAGAAGATGCAACTGTATCGCCAGTTTTTGCCAATGATACTTACATTTTAGAGAAAAAACCAAAATCTATTTTATGCACGCCTGTAATTTATCAAGGTAATTTGACTGGAATTATTGTTTTAGAAAATTACTTAAGTTCGGGAGTTTTTAACGATCAAAGAGTAGAGATTATTAAAGCATTGTCTGCACAAATTGCTGTTTCAATTGAAAATGCTTTAGTTTATCAGAGAGAACAGGAAAAAACCCAACTTTTAGAGCAGTCTCTTAACAAACTAAAAACAACACAAAATCATCTTTTTCAAGTAGAAAAGATATCTAGTTTGGGTCAATTAGTTGCGGGAGTTGTTCATGAAATTAACAATTATGTTAATTTCATTTCTGGTAATTTATACCATACTAATCAATACACGCAAGATTTACTTAATTTAATAGAGCTTTACCAACAAGAATTTCCTGATTCTAATTCACTTATTCAAGAAGAAATTGAAGCTATAGAATTAGATTATCTAACGACTGATTTACCCAAAATTCTTAATGCTATGCAATTAGGAACTGAGCGAATTAGAGAAGTAACCCAGACTTTGCGAACTTTTTCCCGAGTTGATGAAACGGATAAAAAGTTAATAGATATTCATGTTGGAATAGAGAATAGTTTGATTATTTTAGATCAACGTTTGAAAGCTAAATCAGACCGTCCAGCAATTCAATTAATTAAAGAATATGCTAAATTGCCTTTAGTAGAATGTTACATTGGCCAATTAAATCAGGTATTTATGAATATTTTATCCAATGCTATTGATGCAATGGAACAACAAAATGTCGGACGAACATTTGCGGAAATTCAAAAAAATCCCAATGTAATTATAGTGAGGACAGAATTATTAGATGAAGGATGGGTTTCTATTAGAATTAAAGATAATGGCATTGGG
- a CDS encoding response regulator yields the protein MTKTILIADDELPLRLLVRTTLEDESYKIYEAEDGRETLKLAEQVNPDLFLLDMMMPEIDGLTVCKKLRANPKFSDRPIIMLTARTHQRDIEIGKAAGVNHYLVKPFSPLELINLVEEILS from the coding sequence ATGACAAAAACCATTCTAATAGCAGACGATGAATTGCCATTAAGATTGTTGGTGCGTACTACATTAGAAGATGAGAGTTATAAAATTTATGAAGCAGAAGATGGAAGAGAGACGCTAAAACTTGCAGAACAAGTAAATCCTGACTTATTTTTGCTAGATATGATGATGCCAGAAATTGATGGGCTAACTGTTTGTAAAAAATTGCGGGCGAATCCCAAATTTAGCGATCGACCAATCATTATGTTAACTGCTAGAACTCATCAGCGAGATATTGAAATTGGTAAAGCAGCTGGAGTCAACCATTATTTAGTAAAACCATTTAGTCCCTTAGAATTAATTAATTTAGTGGAGGAGATCCTCTCATGA
- a CDS encoding HD-GYP domain-containing protein: MNEFLQSTIDQALKPCTEIKRQLIAANVQLVKYAQDLNLLHKSEKQSHQKFVEVNSQLQAYAKDLKIVIAASKQKTEQLENAYCDMVFRLGLASKYKDEETGNHIQRLSQYSKLIAINLGWNFDDAELLAKAATMHDIGKIGIPDAILLKPGSLNATEREVMMLHPKIGASLLEGSDSKLLQMGRDIALNHHEKWDGTGYPQELKAEEIPLVGRIVMVADVYDALRSKRPYKSAFDHEKTLDIILKGDGRTKPEHFDPQILELFGDLHQEFAVIYDRFVDE; encoded by the coding sequence ATGAACGAATTTTTGCAATCTACAATTGACCAAGCCTTAAAACCTTGTACAGAGATTAAAAGGCAATTAATAGCTGCTAATGTCCAATTAGTAAAATATGCTCAAGATTTAAATTTACTACATAAATCCGAAAAACAAAGCCATCAAAAATTTGTAGAAGTAAATTCACAATTGCAAGCCTACGCTAAAGATTTAAAAATTGTTATAGCAGCTAGCAAACAAAAAACTGAGCAATTAGAAAATGCTTATTGTGACATGGTTTTTCGATTAGGTCTTGCGTCTAAATACAAAGATGAAGAAACAGGAAATCATATTCAAAGACTTAGCCAATATTCTAAATTGATCGCTATAAATTTGGGATGGAATTTTGATGATGCGGAACTATTAGCTAAAGCAGCAACCATGCACGACATTGGAAAAATTGGTATACCTGATGCCATTTTATTAAAACCTGGATCATTAAATGCTACAGAAAGAGAAGTGATGATGTTACATCCTAAAATTGGTGCTAGTTTGTTAGAAGGTTCAGATTCCAAACTATTACAAATGGGTAGAGATATTGCACTAAATCATCATGAAAAATGGGATGGAACTGGTTATCCTCAAGAATTAAAAGCTGAAGAAATTCCTTTAGTAGGTAGGATTGTTATGGTGGCAGATGTGTATGATGCACTTCGCAGTAAGCGCCCATATAAATCGGCTTTCGATCACGAAAAAACCTTAGATATTATACTTAAAGGTGATGGTAGGACTAAACCGGAACACTTTGACCCACAAATTCTTGAGTTATTTGGAGATTTACATCAAGAATTTGCGGTGATTTACGATCGCTTTGTCGATGAATAA